In Drosophila santomea strain STO CAGO 1482 chromosome 2L, Prin_Dsan_1.1, whole genome shotgun sequence, a single window of DNA contains:
- the LOC120458763 gene encoding uncharacterized protein LOC120458763, whose product MMRLANKDLYQHFKDAGIDLANLTHRRKIEIISVYFIWMRLIMNTWQLSSYCLDEITFTLQTIQFWMVHCCNLFIANQ is encoded by the coding sequence ATGATGAGATTGGCAAATAAGGATCTTTACCAACATTTCAAGGATGCAGGAATCGATTTGGCAAACCTTACACATCGCCGCAAAATTGAGATTATTTCAGTTTATTTTATCTGGATGCGTCTAATTATGAATACCTGGCAGTTGAGCTCTTATTGTTTGGATGAAATCACTTTCACACTTCAAACTATTCAATTTTGGATGGTTCACtgctgcaatttgtttattgctAATCAATAG
- the LOC120458108 gene encoding uncharacterized protein LOC120458108 isoform X1, producing the protein MLFLTTRVEHTAEQIFKIKQLRQLVESETVSECEDLSVGTEDTLLTKFLHYTRWDTIKAYQAIHAYYEFKMRHPTWVARHPIEHYRQLFYGTHCRYVMPQVDRNGRVLVVFKTVDGFRDYPDYLQSLVEMDDLIFESLLLLPRVQQNGITVICDLQGTTRNFLRQFSPAFMKVVNEKNGVLPFSQRIVHIIQRGFLMHVTSTLFMPFMNKEFKEKIFTHDGRHLSKLREMVGYESLPAEYGGPGTNVLDTNLIFNHLSQNAEYLEKLQTYGKI; encoded by the exons ATGCTTTTCCTCACCACCCGAGTCGAGCACACGGCCGAGCAGATTTTCAAAATTAAGCAACTCAGACAACTGGTGGAGA GCGAAACTGTTTCAGAGTGCGAGGATCTAAGTGTGGGCACCGAGGACACCCTGCTGACCAAGTTTCTGCACTACACACGCTGGGACACAATCAAGGCCTACCAGGCCATACACGCCTACTATGAGTTCAAGATGCGCCATCCCACCTGGGTGGCCCGCCACCCCATTGAGCACTATCGTCAGCTCTTCTACGGCACCCACTGTCGCTACGTAATGCCCCAGGTGGATCGCAATGGACGGGTGCTGGTGGTCTTCAAGACGGTGGATGGGTTCCGGGATTACCCCGACTATCTGCAGAGTCTCGTCGAGATGGACGACCTGATCTTCGAGtcgctcctgctgctgccacgTGTCCAACAGAATGGAATTACGGTCATTTGTGATCTCCAAGG TACAACCCGAAATTTTCTGCGACAATTTTCGCCAGCGTTTATGAAGGTGGTGAACGAAAAGAACGGAGTTCTGCCTTTCAGTCAGCGTATTGTACATATAATACAAAGAGGTTTCCTCATGCACGTAACCTCCACTTTGTTTATGCCCTTCATGAACAAGGAATTCAAGGAAAAG ATCTTTACCCACGACGGGCGACATCTTAGCAAGCTCCGCGAAATGGTTGGCTACGAAAGTCTGCCCGCGGAATATGGAGGTCCTGGGACAAACGTCCTGGATACGAACTTGATATTCAATCACCTGAGCCAAAATGCGGAGTATCTGGAAAAGCTGCAGACTTACGGAAAGATATAG
- the LOC120458108 gene encoding uncharacterized protein LOC120458108 isoform X2: MLFLTTRVEHTAEQIFKIKQLRQLVEKCEDLSVGTEDTLLTKFLHYTRWDTIKAYQAIHAYYEFKMRHPTWVARHPIEHYRQLFYGTHCRYVMPQVDRNGRVLVVFKTVDGFRDYPDYLQSLVEMDDLIFESLLLLPRVQQNGITVICDLQGTTRNFLRQFSPAFMKVVNEKNGVLPFSQRIVHIIQRGFLMHVTSTLFMPFMNKEFKEKIFTHDGRHLSKLREMVGYESLPAEYGGPGTNVLDTNLIFNHLSQNAEYLEKLQTYGKI; encoded by the exons ATGCTTTTCCTCACCACCCGAGTCGAGCACACGGCCGAGCAGATTTTCAAAATTAAGCAACTCAGACAACTGGTGGAGA AGTGCGAGGATCTAAGTGTGGGCACCGAGGACACCCTGCTGACCAAGTTTCTGCACTACACACGCTGGGACACAATCAAGGCCTACCAGGCCATACACGCCTACTATGAGTTCAAGATGCGCCATCCCACCTGGGTGGCCCGCCACCCCATTGAGCACTATCGTCAGCTCTTCTACGGCACCCACTGTCGCTACGTAATGCCCCAGGTGGATCGCAATGGACGGGTGCTGGTGGTCTTCAAGACGGTGGATGGGTTCCGGGATTACCCCGACTATCTGCAGAGTCTCGTCGAGATGGACGACCTGATCTTCGAGtcgctcctgctgctgccacgTGTCCAACAGAATGGAATTACGGTCATTTGTGATCTCCAAGG TACAACCCGAAATTTTCTGCGACAATTTTCGCCAGCGTTTATGAAGGTGGTGAACGAAAAGAACGGAGTTCTGCCTTTCAGTCAGCGTATTGTACATATAATACAAAGAGGTTTCCTCATGCACGTAACCTCCACTTTGTTTATGCCCTTCATGAACAAGGAATTCAAGGAAAAG ATCTTTACCCACGACGGGCGACATCTTAGCAAGCTCCGCGAAATGGTTGGCTACGAAAGTCTGCCCGCGGAATATGGAGGTCCTGGGACAAACGTCCTGGATACGAACTTGATATTCAATCACCTGAGCCAAAATGCGGAGTATCTGGAAAAGCTGCAGACTTACGGAAAGATATAG
- the LOC120458107 gene encoding uncharacterized protein LOC120458107 — translation MASNKECLIIVLDVRTCAAEEVKLKSAKCVAEILKDKIVCDRKDYVSFVLVGCDTNEKKTDAASHPHVVPFGDPRLCSWQLLLDFFQFVNKTACEEGEWLNGLQAALDLQQTAASFRVARRRILLLFDFNDFPQDYEKFNEITDELLTENIELIVGTHNIAYVDNAETSQPQAIFNFSRKCAPDELKSQKHVLSLVPRCNATLCSFKEALHTVFKVTNRRPWVWNAKLSIGSKISISLQGIIAMKNQTPVKLVKVWAEKDEIVIRETRHFIKGTEVTPLPENLITGYMLGGTPVPYDEAVLESKDPHSPGLHFFGFIKRNAVPDEYFCGESLYLLVHQKQNQSAAVKLDALVRALVCSDRAILCWKIFSTKFNRPQMVVLLPRLADDTHPATLYMLEVSYTSQHHFWDFPALRTAKTECSKEQLDAIDQLIDSTDLECTLRDTQQPRPWAQNDLLPFDALPSIFEQNVMDVLERKVIHNNNKDDVALKDKNFTDVFWRVPEPLEEKSKRAAATVKKLFPLRYSRAWQEKLLAKEQAANGVTVKPEPAEKELPMPSDGMGLIEPCCDFKRVLASVCSLTNATERDARFQGLAADTRVVIITLLERKKHNIEQLGEIITLYRQSCIDFNTFLEYDKFAEELKKITLARNCSRFWQDVMVAKQLGPLVLGELTLDDELTLKAYYTIESWAENEAAEMEDEM, via the exons ATGGCGTCTAATAAG GAATGCCTTATAATTGTGCTGGATGTGCGAACATGTGCCGCCGAAGAAGTCAAGCTCAAATCCGCAAAGTGTGTGGCTGAGATTCTTAAGGACAAG ATAGTGTGCGATAGGAAGGACTACGTGTCGTTCGTCCTGGTGGGTTGCGACACCAATGAGAAGAAAACTGATGCTGCTTCCCACCCACATGTGGTTCCCTTTGGTGATCCAAGGCTTTGCAGCTGGCAGCTCTTGCTTGACTTCTTCCAGTTTGTAAATAAGACGGCCTGCGAGGAAGGAGAATGGCTAAATGGTCTTCAGGCGGCCCTGGATCTTCAGCAAACAGCAGCCTC CTTTAGAGTCGCCAGACGAAGGATTCTCCTGCTCTTCGATTTCAACGACTTTCCACAGGATTACGAGAAGTTCAACGAAATCACCGACGAATTACTTACCGAAAACATTGAGTTAATTGTGGG AACGCACAACATAGCCTACGTAGACAATGCCGAGACCTCTCAGCCGCAGGCCATCTTCAACTTTTCGCGCAAATGCGCCCCCGATGAGCTGAAGAGCCAGAAGCATGTCCTCAGCCTCGTTCCCCGATGCAATGCCACGTTGTGCAGCTTCAAGGAGGCACTGCATACCGTCTTCAAGGTGACCAACAGGCGACCCTGGGTGTGGAACGCCAAGCTGAGCATTGGCAGCAAGATCTCCATTAGCCTGCAGGGCATTATCGCCATGAAGAACCAGACGCCAGTGAAGCTGGTAAAGGTCTGGGCGGAGAAGGACGAGATAGTAATTCGGGAGACTCGGCATTTTATCAAGGGCACCGAAGTAACGCCGCTGCCGGAAAATCTAATAACTGGTTACATGCTGGGCGGCACTCCGGTGCCATATGACGAGGCCGTGCTAGAGTCAAAGGACCCACACTCACCTGGTCTGCACTTTTTTGGGTTCATCAAAAGGAATGCCGTCCCGGATGAGTACTTCTGTGGCGAGTCCTTGTACCTTCTGGTACACCAGAAACAGAACCAATCTGCCGCGGTGAAGCTGGACGCTCTGGTGCGCGCGCTCGTTTGTTCCGATCGGGCCATCCTATGCTGGAAAATATTCAGCACCAAGTTTAATAGACCGCAAATGGTTGTGCTGCTGCCTCGCCTAGCAGACGATACCCATCCCGCTACATTGTATATGCTGGAGGTTTCCTACACGTCTCAGCACCACTTCTGGGATTTTCCCGCACTACGAACCGCCAAGACGGAGTGCAGCAAGGAGCAGCTAGATGCCATAGACCAGTTAATCGATAGCACCGATCTGGAGTGCACACTGCGGGACACGCAGCAGCCACGTCCGTGGGCGCAGAATGATCTGCTGCCCTTCGACGCACTCCCCAGCATCTTTGAGCAGAATGTTATGGACGTCCTAGAGCGCAAGGTTATCCATAATAACAACAAGGATGACGTAGCGCTTAAGGACAAAAACTTCACGGATGTATTCTGGCGAGTGCCAGAACCCCTGGAGGAGAAGTCAAAGAGAGCGGCCGCTACTGTAAAAAAGCTATTTCCATTGCGCTACAGTCGGGCCTGGCAGGAAAAGCTACTGGCCAAGGAGCAGGCAGCGAATGGTGTGACAGTCAAGCCGGAACCAGCAGAGAAGGAACTCCCGATGCCATCAGACGGAATGGGATTGATCGAACCTTGCTGCGATTTTAAACGAGTCCTGGCCAGCGTTTGCTCCCTCACTAATGCCACTGAGCGGGATGCCCGCTTTCAGGGGCTGGCTGCCGATACCCGCGTGGTGATTATCACACTGCTGGAGCGCAAGAAACATAACATTGAGCAACTGGGCGAGATCATCACCCTGTACCGACAGAGCTGTATAGATTTCAACACCTTTTTGGAGTACGACAAGTTCGCTGAGGAGCTGAAGAAAATCACGCTGGCCAGAAATTGCAGCAGATTTTGGCAAGACGTTATGGTGGCCAAACAATTGGGCCCTTTGGTCCTGGGCGAGCTAACGCTGGACGACGAATTGACCCTCAAAGCCTATTACACCATAGAAAGTTGGGCGGAAAACGAGGCGGCCGAGATGGAAGACGAAATGTAG
- the LOC120456060 gene encoding zinc finger protein weckle yields MGVPTSDWIYWCRLCARDDVVYKVRERDDDLVKIISKCFDVEMTLEEPELGSMLCEECYAVIGQLLTFSESVTKVQAIFELLRHSDPQDSQDLDALRLEYGLPPACKQELEFLDIDDADDKSSLVEELTITEHSASPSPDFDVQPVRRRANLKQWKSEPEVAPLSNASIPESQTKRRRRQQNVVKRNSEMYSPADLEDDESIPDEDEALSPPPVKRKRGRPKGTSKQRRLNDSKNLTSQEPNDKTFELSMSPQEDGSHSSPFVDFTCKACDETFMSFMALRRHKHDMHGGPKRFVCDHCGKGLKTFTSLVEHQLVHTDEKPCICPVCNAGFKNKARLRVHSQTHGEPRFECNICGKKLQTRAILNKHKYVHTEERRFKCEVCGSGCKNSTALKIHLLGHTGLRPYVCKYCGKAFASNTNCRSHKWKKHPEQASKEDETESSRIPVPTLEELRAITREMAKVKKDD; encoded by the exons ATGGGAGTTCCTACGAGCGATTGGATATACTGGTGTCGCCTGTGCGCCCGCGACGACGTTGTGTATAAAGTACGCGAGCGGGACGACGATCTGGTAAAGATCATCAGCAAATGTTTTGATGTAGAG ATGACCCTCGAAGAACCGGAACTGGGAAGCATGTTGTGCGAGGAGTGCTACGCGGTGATTGGCCAGCTGCTCACCTTCTCGGAAAGCGTTACCAAAGTGCAAGCCATTTTTGAGCTCCTTCGACACTCGGATCCGCAGGATAGCCAGGACTTGGACGCACTGCGTCTGGAATATGGCCTTCCGCCGGCATGCAAGCAGGAGCTTGAGTTCCTGGACATAGACGATGCGGATGACAAGAGTTCCTTGGTCGAGGAGCTAACGATAACAGAACATTCCGCATCTCCGTCTCCAGATTTTGATGTACAGCCCGTTCGGAGACGAGCTAATCTCAAACAGTGGAAATCCGAACCTGAAGTGGCACCCTTATCTAATGCATCAATACCTGAAAGTCAAACAAAACGCCGTCGCAGGCAGCAGAACGTTGTTAAGCGAAATTCGGAGATGTATAGTCCAGCCGATTTGGAGGATGACGAGTCCATCCCAGACGAAGATGAGGCCCTATCACCGCCGCCTGTGAAACGGAAAAGAGGCAGACCCAAGGGTACAAGCAAGCAGAGGAGGCTGAACGACAGCAAGAATTTAACTTCCCAAGAACCAAATGACAAGACATTCGAATTGAGCATGTCGCCCCAAGAGGATGGCTCCCATAGTTCGCCTTTTGTCGACTTCACCTGCAAAGCCTGCGACGAGACCTTTATGTCCTTCATGGCTCTGCGCAGGCACAAGCACGACATGCACGGCGGTCCAAAGAGGTTCGTTTGCGACCACTGCGGAAAGGGTTTGAAGACCTTCACATCGTTGGTGGAGCACCAGCTGGTTCACACGGATGAGAAGCCCTGTATATGCCCCGTGTGCAATGCTGGTTTTAAGAACAAAGCCAGGCTGAGG GTGCACAGCCAGACACATGGTGAGCCCAGGTTTGAGTGTAATATCTGCGGCAAAAAACTGCAGACTCGGGCAATTCTTAACAAGCACAAGTATGTGCACACGGAGGAAAGACGCTTTAAGTGCGAGGTTTGTGGCAGCGGCTGCAAGAACTCCACGGCCTTGAAGATCCATCTCCTTGGACACACAGGCCTCAGACCTTATGTATGCAAATACTGTGGGAAGGCGTTCGCCAGCAACACCAACTGCCGATCCCACAAATGGAAAAAGCACCCGGAACAGGCGTCCAAGGAGGATGAAACCGAATCTTCACGTATACCAGTGCCAACATTGGAGGAACTTCGGGCAAT aACTCGCGAGATGGCGAAGGTCAAAAAGGATGATTAG
- the LOC120456066 gene encoding leucine carboxyl methyltransferase 1 isoform X2 — protein MEPPASAGISGSTHKFHPCDEAVIATNDDASDCKRCAVRLGYWKDDYIGYFVRNQERKAPEINRGYFARVKGVEMCVEKFLKKTSGNCQIINLGCGFDTLYFRLRDTAHQVKNFIELDFPTVTARKCYTIKRNKALLARIHDEDGEVRLSPTDLHGPSYHLMGVDLRNLDEVDSKLQQAEVDYSLPTIFLAECVLVYIEAQNCRNLLKWIAQKFQAAVFVNYEQVNMNDRFGDVMLNNLRGRGCSLAGVESCLSLDTQRNRFKDSGWTGARAWDMVQVYESISAAERQRIERLEMLDEGELLLQLFQHYCLVVAWLGVAFQDIDITVEELMSSLNID, from the exons ATGGAGCCGCCAGCGTCGGCCGGAATTTCCGGCTCGACGCACAAATTCCATCCGTGCGATGAGGCTGTGATAGCCACCAACGACGATGCCAGCGATTGCAAGCGATGTGCGGTGCGATTGGGCTACTGGAAGGATGACTACATCGGGTACTTTGTGCGTAATCAGGAACGCAAGGCGCCGGAGATCAATCGCGGCTATTTTGCCCGGGTCAAGGGCGTGGAGATGTGCGTCGAGAAGTTTCTAAAG AAAACCTCGGGCAACTGCCAGATCATTAATTTGGGCTGCGGATTCGACACACTCTACTTCCGGCTGAGGGACACCGCCCACCAGGTGAAGAACTTCATAGAGCTGGACTTCCCCACGGTCACCGCCCGCAAGTGCTATACAATAAAGCGCAACAAGGCCCTGCTAGCCAGGATTCACGACGAGGATGGAGAGGTTCGGCTCAGTCCCACAGATCTCCACGGACCCAGCTACCACCTGATGGGCGTTGACCTGCGTAACCTCGACGAGGTGGACAGCAAGCTGCAGCAGGCAGAAGTTGATTACTCCCTGCCCACCATATTCCTCGCCGAGTGCGTTCTGGTTTATATCGAGGCGCAAAACTGCCGGAACCTGCTGAAGTGGATTGCGCAAAAGTTCCAAGCAGCAGTCTTCGTCAACTACGAGCAG GTCAACATGAACGACCGCTTCGGCGATGTGATGCTCAACAATCTGCGCGGACGGGGCTGCAGCCTGGCCGGCGTAGAATCCTGCTTGTCGCTGGATACGCAGAGAAACCGCTTTAAGGACAGCGGCTGGACCGGCGCCCGTGCCTGGGACATGGTGCAGGTGTACGAGAGCATCTCGGCGGCAGAAAGGCAGCGTATCGAGCGGCTGGAAATGCTGGACGAGGGTGAACTGTTACTTCAGCTCTTCCAGCACTACTGCCTGGTGGTCGCCTGGCTGGGCGTGGCCTTCCAGGACATAGATATCAC CGTCGAGGAGTTAATGTCCTCCCTGAACATTGACTAG
- the LOC120456066 gene encoding leucine carboxyl methyltransferase 1 isoform X1: MEPPASAGISGSTHKFHPCDEAVIATNDDASDCKRCAVRLGYWKDDYIGYFVRNQERKAPEINRGYFARVKGVEMCVEKFLKKTSGNCQIINLGCGFDTLYFRLRDTAHQVKNFIELDFPTVTARKCYTIKRNKALLARIHDEDGEVRLSPTDLHGPSYHLMGVDLRNLDEVDSKLQQAEVDYSLPTIFLAECVLVYIEAQNCRNLLKWIAQKFQAAVFVNYEQVNMNDRFGDVMLNNLRGRGCSLAGVESCLSLDTQRNRFKDSGWTGARAWDMVQVYESISAAERQRIERLEMLDEGELLLQLFQHYCLVVAWLGVAFQDIDITCVPVVEELMSSLNID; the protein is encoded by the exons ATGGAGCCGCCAGCGTCGGCCGGAATTTCCGGCTCGACGCACAAATTCCATCCGTGCGATGAGGCTGTGATAGCCACCAACGACGATGCCAGCGATTGCAAGCGATGTGCGGTGCGATTGGGCTACTGGAAGGATGACTACATCGGGTACTTTGTGCGTAATCAGGAACGCAAGGCGCCGGAGATCAATCGCGGCTATTTTGCCCGGGTCAAGGGCGTGGAGATGTGCGTCGAGAAGTTTCTAAAG AAAACCTCGGGCAACTGCCAGATCATTAATTTGGGCTGCGGATTCGACACACTCTACTTCCGGCTGAGGGACACCGCCCACCAGGTGAAGAACTTCATAGAGCTGGACTTCCCCACGGTCACCGCCCGCAAGTGCTATACAATAAAGCGCAACAAGGCCCTGCTAGCCAGGATTCACGACGAGGATGGAGAGGTTCGGCTCAGTCCCACAGATCTCCACGGACCCAGCTACCACCTGATGGGCGTTGACCTGCGTAACCTCGACGAGGTGGACAGCAAGCTGCAGCAGGCAGAAGTTGATTACTCCCTGCCCACCATATTCCTCGCCGAGTGCGTTCTGGTTTATATCGAGGCGCAAAACTGCCGGAACCTGCTGAAGTGGATTGCGCAAAAGTTCCAAGCAGCAGTCTTCGTCAACTACGAGCAG GTCAACATGAACGACCGCTTCGGCGATGTGATGCTCAACAATCTGCGCGGACGGGGCTGCAGCCTGGCCGGCGTAGAATCCTGCTTGTCGCTGGATACGCAGAGAAACCGCTTTAAGGACAGCGGCTGGACCGGCGCCCGTGCCTGGGACATGGTGCAGGTGTACGAGAGCATCTCGGCGGCAGAAAGGCAGCGTATCGAGCGGCTGGAAATGCTGGACGAGGGTGAACTGTTACTTCAGCTCTTCCAGCACTACTGCCTGGTGGTCGCCTGGCTGGGCGTGGCCTTCCAGGACATAGATATCACGTGCGTGCCAGT CGTCGAGGAGTTAATGTCCTCCCTGAACATTGACTAG
- the LOC120444060 gene encoding neuroligin-like protein glit-1, whose protein sequence is MMHKLKYRDKLKWLLALLVLFSICFMQTKGQTRDPRFYSRPGVDYHWPNPGDPDYRTYTFNDRRYGHYQPNGYGANYPGRNPPGQYPQGMPNEDRFRFDPNDPNARTQFPGVLAGWREDLQGKQRRDSLTLERDVFVTTNYGQVQGFKAYMYDNPDPKSFYRPYHSTVDRVMGECSVFLGIPYALPPTFEGRFKPPRVHRGWQLLQAVDFGPACPQPVRYTGATKGVMDMDEDCLYLNVYSPKTGAGVAQKYPVMVYIHGGEFIRGASNLFQGHILASFYDVVVVTLNYRLGALGFLSTGDENSPGNYGILDQAMALRWIHDNIEFFNGDRNAITLFGPGAGGASAGLLMVAPQTRNIVRRVIAQSGSALADWALIQDKYRAQNTSRVLGQLLGCSIESSWKLVNCLRTGRSFYELGNAEFSPQVGSFPWGPVLDHNFTLPGDDWYEGWREKDWRFLTQTPETLIRAGKFNRNIQYMTGVTTQEAAFFVAQNESLSPYYELDGRFFDQKIREHVFRYNYTLNPNGVYEAIKYMYTFWPDPNNNTIIRDQYINMLSDLYYRAPVDQMVKLMLEQKVPVYMYVLNTTVEALNLPQWRKYPHDTERYFLTGAPFMDTEFFPKKEHLQRNMWTDNDRNMSHFFMQTYSNFARYGNPTPQQVLGMHFQRAYQGEIRYLNINTTYNSSILLNYRQTECAFWTQYLPTVIGVLVPTYPPTTEYWWEPKEPLQIAFWSMSVTCFFLIVLVVICCIMWRNAKRQSDRFYDEDVFINGEGLEAEADTRGVDNAHMVTNHHALRSRDNIYEYRDSPSTKTLASKAHTDTTSLRSPSSLAMTQKSSSQASLKSGISLKETNGHLVKQAERAATPRSQQNGSTAKVAAPVEEKRLLQPLSSTPVTQLQAEPAKRVPTAASVSGSSRSTTPVPSARSTVHTTTATLSSQPAAQPRRTQLVEGVPQTSV, encoded by the exons ATGATGCACAAATTGAAATACCGCGATAAATTAAAATGGCTTCTAGCGCTTCTTGTGCTATTCAGCATTTGTTTTATGCAGACAAAGGGACAGACAAGAGACCCCAGGTTTTATTCCCGCCCGGGCGTTGACTACCATTGGCCAAATCCAGGGGATCCAGATTACAG AACTTACACGTTCAACGATCGCCGATATGGTCACTATCAGCCCAATGGCTATGGAGCCAACTATCCGGGCAGAAATCCACCTGGCCAATATCCACAGGGAATGCCGAATGAAGATCGCTTTCGATTCGATCCG AACGATCCGAATGCTCGGACCCAGTTTCCGGGAGTGTTGGCCGGATGGCGAGAGGACTTGCAGGGCAAGCAGCGCCGGGATTCGTTGACCCTGGAACGGGATGTATTCGTGACCACAAACTATGGCCAGGTGCAGGGCTTCAAGGCGTACATGTACGACAACCCAGACCCCAAGTCCTTCTATCGTCCCTATCATTCGACCGTGGACCGTGTGATGGGCGAGTGTTCGGTGTTCCTGGGTATTCCCTACGCCCTGCCGCCCACTTTCGAGGGCAGGTTCAAGCCACCCCGCGTCCATCGAGGCTGGCAGCTGCTCCAGGCCGTCGACTTTGGACCCGCCTGTCCCCAGCCTGTGCGGTATACGGGAGCCACAAAGGGAGTCATGGACATGGATGAGGATTGCCTCTACTTGAACGTGTATTCGCCGAAG ACTGGTGCTGGTGTGGCCCAAAAGTACCCTGTAATGGTGTATATCCATGGTGGCGAGTTCATCCGTGGAGCCTCCAACCTATTCCAGGGCCATATTCTGGCCTCGTTCTACGACGTGGTGGTGGTGACCCTGAACTACCGCCTTGGTGCTCTGGGATTCCTTTCAACTGGTGATGAGAACTCGCCCGGGAACTATGGAATCCTCGATCAGGCGATGGCGCTGCGTTGGATCCATGACAATATTGAGTTCTTCAACGGTGACCGGAATGCCATCACTCTATTCGGTCCGGGAGCGGGAGGCGCCTCGGCTGGTCTCCTGATGGTGGCACCACAGACGCGGAACATTGTGCGGCGTGTGATCGCACAGTCCGGATCGGCTCTAGCGGATTGGGCTCTGATCCAGGACAAGTATCGCGCTCAGAACACGAGTCGCGTGCTGGGACAGCTACTGGGCTGCTCCATCGAATCCTCATGGAAGTTGGTCAACTGCCTGCGCACTGGACGCAGTTTCTACGAGCTGGGAAACGCCGAGTTCTCTCCCCAGGTGGGTAGCTTTCCATGGGGTCCAGTTCTGGACCACAACTTTACGTTGCCCGGCGACGATTGGTACGAGGGATGGCGCGAAAAGGACTGGCGATTCCTTACCCAAACTCCGGAAACCCTAATCCGGGCAGGTAAATTCAACCGGAATATTCAGTACATGACGGGGGTGACCACACAGGAAGCTGCTTTTTTTGTGGCCCAAAACGAATCCTTAAGTCCTTACTATGAACTAGATGGACGCTTCTTTGATCAGAAAATAAGGGAACACGTTTTCCGCTACAACTATACCCTTAATCCGAACGGAGTTTACGAGGCTATCAAGTACATGTACACCTTCTGGCCGGATCCCAATAATAACACCATAATCCGGGACCAGTACATCAACATGCTGAGTGACCTGTACTACCGAGCACCGGTGGATCAGATGGTCAAGCTGATGTTGGAGCAGAAGGTACCGGTCTATATGTACGTACTGAACACCACCGTGGAGGCACTGAATCTGCCACAGTGGCGGAAGTATCCACACGACACCGAGCGTTATTTCCTTACCGGAGCGCCCTTCATGGACACCGAATTCTTTCCCAAAAAGGAGCACCTGCAGCGCAACATGTGGACGGATAATGATCGCAATATGAGCCACTTTTTCATGCAGACCTACTCGAATTTTGCTAGATATGG CAATCCGACGCCACAACAGGTGCTAGGCATGCATTTCCAGAGAGCCTATCAGGGAGAGATTCGGTACTTGAACATCAACACCACTTACAACTCCTCCATCCTGCTCAATTATCGGCAGACGGAGTGCGCCTTCTGGACGCAGTACTTGCCCACAGTTATCGGCGTGCTGGTGCCCACCTATCCACCCACAACGGAGTACTGGTGGGAGCCCAAGGAGCCGCTGCAGATCGCCTTCTGGAGCATGTCCGTGACCTGTTTCTTCCTTATTGTCTTGGTGGTCATCTGCTGCATCATGTGGCGCAATGCCAAGCG CCAATCGGATCGCTTCTACGACGAAGATGTCTTTATCAATGGTGAGGGCTTGGAAGCGGAAGCGGACACGCGTGGAGTCGACAATGCCCATATGGTGACCAACCACCATGCCCTGCGCTCTAGGGATAATATCTACGAGTACCGGGACTCTCCATCCACCAAAACCCTGGCCAGCAAGGCGCACACGGACACCACCTCGTTGCGCTCACCCAGCTCTCTGGCCATGACCCAAAAGTCCAGCAGCCAGGCGTCCCTTAAATCTGGGATCTCGCTCAAAGAAACCAATGGTCATTTGGTGAAGCAAGCTGAAAGGGCAGCCACGCCACGATCCCAGCAAAATGGTTCGACGGCAAAGGTAGCGGCTCCAGTGGAAGAGAAGCGTCTGCTGCAGCCACTTTCCAGCACGCCCGTGACGCAGTTGCAGGCGGAGCCGGCTAAAAGAGTTCCCACCGCCGCCAGTGTCTCGGGCAGCAGTCGGAGCACCACTCCCGTGCCCTCTGCCCGAAGCACCGTGCACACCACAACAGCCACCTTGAGTTCCCAGCCAGCGGCTCAGCCGAGGAGAACCCAGCTGGTGGAAGGAGTGCCTCAGACTTCCGTATAA